From one Plantibacter flavus genomic stretch:
- a CDS encoding aspartate-semialdehyde dehydrogenase, with protein MSNGVRVGVVGATGQVGKVMRRLLEEREFPISEIRFFATARSAGTTLPFRGQDIVVEDVETADPSGIDIALFSAGATGSRTQAPRFAAAGALVIDNSSAWRMDPEVPLVVSEVNPHAIKDAVKGIVANPNCTTMAAMPVLKVLDAEAGLTRLIVNTYQAVSGSGLAGAAELAGQIEAAVAQGDLTRLVHDGSAIEFPAPDKYVAPIAFDVIPLAGSIVDDGLGETDEEKKLRNESRKILELPELLVSGTCVRVPVFTGHSLAINAEFSRDLSPERAIELLRDAPGVQLSDVPTPLEAAGADPSFVGRIRPDQSAPAGKGLALFISNDNLRKGAALNAVQIAEIVAAELLAQPATV; from the coding sequence ATGAGCAACGGTGTACGTGTCGGTGTCGTCGGAGCGACCGGTCAGGTCGGCAAGGTCATGCGCCGCCTGCTGGAGGAACGTGAGTTCCCGATCAGCGAGATCCGCTTCTTCGCGACGGCTCGCTCGGCGGGCACGACGCTCCCGTTCCGTGGCCAGGACATCGTGGTCGAGGACGTCGAGACGGCCGACCCGAGCGGCATCGACATCGCCCTGTTCTCGGCCGGCGCGACCGGCTCCCGCACGCAGGCTCCGCGGTTCGCCGCTGCCGGTGCGCTCGTCATCGACAACTCGAGCGCGTGGCGGATGGATCCCGAGGTCCCGCTCGTCGTCAGCGAGGTGAACCCGCACGCCATCAAGGACGCGGTCAAGGGCATCGTCGCGAACCCCAACTGCACGACCATGGCGGCCATGCCGGTCCTCAAGGTCCTCGACGCCGAGGCCGGGCTCACCCGCCTCATCGTCAACACCTACCAGGCCGTCTCCGGGTCCGGGCTCGCCGGCGCGGCTGAACTCGCCGGCCAGATCGAGGCCGCGGTCGCCCAGGGCGACCTCACCCGACTCGTCCACGACGGTTCGGCGATCGAGTTCCCGGCTCCCGACAAGTACGTCGCCCCGATCGCCTTCGACGTCATCCCGCTCGCCGGCTCGATCGTCGACGACGGCCTCGGCGAGACCGATGAGGAGAAGAAGCTCCGCAACGAGAGCCGGAAGATCCTCGAGCTCCCCGAGCTGCTCGTGTCGGGCACCTGCGTACGCGTGCCCGTGTTCACCGGGCACTCGCTCGCCATCAACGCCGAGTTCTCGCGCGACCTGTCGCCGGAACGTGCGATCGAGCTGCTCCGTGACGCTCCAGGCGTCCAGCTGTCGGACGTTCCGACGCCGCTCGAGGCCGCCGGTGCGGACCCGTCGTTCGTGGGGCGCATCCGTCCCGACCAGAGCGCGCCGGCCGGCAAGGGCCTCGCGCTGTTCATCTCGAACGACAACCTGCGCAAGGGTGCGGCCCTCAACGCGGTGCAGATCGCGGAGATCGTCGCCGCCGAGCTGCTCGCACAGCCCGCAACGGTCTGA
- a CDS encoding aspartate kinase codes for MALIVQKFGGSSVADAESIKRVAKRIVETRKAGNEVVVAVSAMGDTTDELLDLAHEVTPIPAPRELDMLLSSGERISMALLAMAISSMGYVARSFTGSQAGMITDAQHGAARIVDVTPVRLREALDDGAIVIVAGFQGFNRDTRDITTLGRGGSDTTAVALAAALDADVCEIYTDVDGIFTSDPRVVPKARKIDRISSEEMLELAASGAKVLYIRAVEYARRHGVTLHVRSSFNNNEGTLVLNDAGRNNPGAGEAPMEQPIVAGVATDLSEAKITVVGVPDLPGKAAEIFTIVAKSGGNVDMIVQNVSTAVSGVTDISFTLPKPEAQQVLRALAAEQERVGFSAIQHDDQIGKLALVGAGMRTNTGVSAKLFEALSAAGINIEMISTSEIRISVVTRADTLNKAANVVHSAFGLDGEDEAVVHGGTGR; via the coding sequence ATGGCATTGATCGTGCAGAAGTTCGGCGGGTCCTCCGTCGCGGACGCCGAGAGCATCAAGCGCGTGGCGAAGCGCATCGTGGAGACCCGCAAAGCGGGCAACGAGGTCGTCGTCGCCGTCTCGGCGATGGGTGACACGACCGACGAACTGCTCGACCTCGCCCACGAGGTGACGCCCATCCCGGCGCCCCGCGAGCTCGACATGCTGCTGTCCAGCGGCGAGCGCATCTCGATGGCACTCCTCGCCATGGCGATCAGCAGCATGGGCTACGTCGCACGCTCCTTCACCGGCAGCCAGGCCGGTATGATCACCGACGCCCAGCACGGTGCAGCGCGCATCGTCGACGTCACCCCCGTGCGCCTGCGCGAGGCCCTCGACGACGGCGCCATCGTCATCGTCGCCGGTTTCCAGGGCTTCAACCGTGACACCCGCGACATCACCACGCTCGGTCGTGGCGGCTCCGACACCACGGCCGTCGCGCTCGCCGCAGCCCTCGACGCCGACGTCTGCGAGATCTACACCGACGTCGACGGCATCTTCACCTCCGACCCCCGCGTCGTCCCGAAAGCCCGGAAGATCGACCGCATCTCCAGCGAGGAGATGCTGGAGCTCGCGGCCTCGGGTGCCAAGGTCCTCTACATCCGCGCCGTCGAGTACGCACGCCGCCACGGCGTGACGCTCCACGTCCGGTCGTCCTTCAACAACAACGAAGGCACGCTCGTCCTCAACGACGCGGGCCGCAACAACCCAGGAGCAGGTGAGGCACCCATGGAGCAGCCCATCGTCGCCGGAGTCGCGACCGACCTCAGCGAAGCCAAGATCACCGTCGTCGGTGTCCCCGACCTGCCGGGCAAGGCGGCGGAGATCTTCACGATCGTCGCGAAGTCGGGCGGCAACGTCGACATGATCGTCCAGAACGTGTCGACCGCCGTCTCCGGCGTCACCGACATCTCGTTCACCTTGCCGAAGCCCGAGGCGCAGCAGGTCCTCCGCGCGCTCGCGGCGGAGCAGGAGCGGGTGGGCTTCTCGGCCATCCAGCACGACGACCAGATCGGCAAGCTCGCCCTCGTCGGTGCCGGCATGCGCACGAACACCGGCGTCTCGGCGAAGCTCTTCGAGGCGCTCAGCGCAGCGGGCATCAACATCGAGATGATCTCCACCAGTGAGATCCGCATCTCGGTCGTGACGCGTGCCGACACCCTCAACAAGGCCGCGAACGTGGTCCACTCCGCGTTCGGTCTCGACGGCGAGGACGAAGCCGTCGTCCACGGTGGCACCGGCCGCTGA
- a CDS encoding GNAT family N-acetyltransferase translates to MQQEDARVLATVRRLWQGLASPTARFSAGRVAVVVNAGSMACPPGWIGVVEIDGSALAIVPDEDTARRLAIEDESPRSVGTVEFLRSRVQVAEVLGPATLDYLLPGRFRPAEEIDVVASKASDPAIESLLSKVGDDEASESGIFGITSPLFSVREHGRVLAVAGYRSWPLGVAHVTALTAPEARGTGLATRLASTAVEHALAAGLLPQWRAADTNPGSRAVARKLGFSAIGRQLSARPVVAEWPAPSADA, encoded by the coding sequence ATGCAGCAGGAAGACGCGCGGGTGCTCGCGACGGTGCGACGCCTCTGGCAGGGGCTCGCCTCGCCGACCGCGCGGTTCTCCGCCGGCCGCGTCGCCGTCGTCGTGAACGCCGGCTCGATGGCGTGCCCGCCCGGATGGATCGGCGTCGTCGAGATCGACGGAAGCGCCCTCGCGATCGTGCCCGACGAGGACACCGCCAGGCGACTCGCCATCGAGGACGAATCACCGAGGAGCGTCGGGACGGTCGAGTTCCTCCGCTCGCGCGTGCAGGTCGCCGAGGTCCTCGGGCCGGCGACGCTCGACTACCTGCTGCCCGGGCGGTTCCGACCGGCCGAGGAGATCGACGTGGTGGCGAGCAAGGCGAGCGACCCGGCCATCGAGTCGCTGCTGTCGAAGGTGGGCGATGACGAGGCCTCGGAGAGCGGGATCTTCGGCATCACCTCGCCGCTGTTCTCGGTGCGCGAGCACGGTCGGGTCCTTGCCGTCGCCGGCTACCGGTCATGGCCGTTGGGTGTCGCGCACGTGACGGCGTTGACCGCCCCGGAGGCTCGCGGGACCGGTCTCGCGACCAGGCTGGCCTCGACCGCGGTCGAGCATGCCCTCGCGGCCGGGCTCCTCCCCCAGTGGCGCGCCGCCGACACGAACCCCGGCTCACGCGCCGTCGCCCGCAAGCTCGGCTTCTCCGCGATCGGCCGGCAGCTGTCGGCCCGTCCGGTGGTCGCCGAGTGGCCGGCGCCCTCCGCCGACGCCTGA
- the recR gene encoding recombination mediator RecR: MYEGIVQDLIDEFGRLPGIGPKSAQRIAFHILQTESFDVSKLAELLTVVREKVKFCEICGNISEQNLCSVCRDPRRNPALICVVEEPKDVVAIERTREFRGFYHVLGGAISPIDGVGPDDLNIRRLMQRLADGTVTEVIIATDPNLEGEATATYLSRLLLPMGIRITRLASGLPVGGDLEYADEVTLGRAFEGRTVVSG; the protein is encoded by the coding sequence ATGTACGAGGGAATCGTCCAAGATCTGATCGACGAGTTCGGGCGGCTGCCCGGCATCGGTCCGAAGTCGGCGCAGCGCATCGCGTTCCACATCCTCCAGACGGAGTCGTTCGACGTGTCGAAGCTCGCCGAGCTGCTCACCGTCGTCCGCGAGAAGGTCAAGTTCTGCGAGATCTGCGGCAACATCTCCGAGCAGAACCTCTGCAGCGTGTGCCGCGACCCGCGTCGCAACCCGGCCCTGATCTGCGTCGTCGAAGAACCGAAGGACGTCGTCGCCATCGAGCGCACGCGTGAGTTCCGCGGCTTCTACCACGTGCTCGGCGGCGCCATCAGCCCGATCGACGGCGTCGGACCCGACGACCTGAACATCCGGCGCCTCATGCAGCGCCTCGCAGACGGCACCGTCACCGAGGTCATCATCGCGACCGACCCGAACCTCGAGGGGGAGGCGACCGCCACCTACCTCAGCCGACTGCTCCTCCCGATGGGCATCCGCATCACGCGCCTCGCTTCCGGCCTCCCCGTCGGCGGCGACCTCGAGTACGCCGACGAGGTCACCCTCGGTCGTGCCTTCGAGGGTCGCACCGTCGTCAGCGGCTGA
- a CDS encoding DNA polymerase III subunit gamma and tau: protein MVTALYRRYRPETFADLIGQAQVTDPLMTALRTNRVNHAYLFSGPRGCGKTTSARILARCLNCAEGPTDTPCGVCASCVDLSRDGSGSLDVVEIDAASHNGVDDARDLRERAIFAPARDRYKIFILDEAHMVTPQGFNALLKIVEEPPEHVKFIFATTEPDKVIGTIRSRTHHYPFRLIPPAQMLDYVQQLCESEHVGVEAGVLPLVVRAGGGSARDTLSLLDQLMAGSEGDSVDYERAVALLGYTHTALLDEVVDALAARDSGAAFSTVDRVIQTGQDPRRFVDDLLERLRDLIVVAATGENAAAVLRGLPQDELDKMLAQARAFGIAELSRTADVVNEALTQMTGATSPRLHLELMMARILVPAADDSARGALARVERLERRIGVDGAAAEGGQAAVSAQPVVADRAPAPAGAAPRARRRAPPRLPPRPPPRQHLWHPTVDRRRSPTTRRPPHRPPQPLASARSPCSTSATPGPRSWRRSRRPTARRG from the coding sequence GTGGTCACAGCTCTGTATCGCCGGTATCGGCCCGAGACGTTCGCCGACTTGATCGGTCAGGCGCAGGTGACCGATCCCCTCATGACGGCCCTGCGCACCAACCGCGTCAACCACGCGTATCTGTTCAGTGGTCCTCGCGGCTGCGGCAAGACGACGTCCGCGCGCATCCTCGCCCGCTGCCTCAACTGCGCCGAGGGCCCCACCGACACCCCGTGCGGCGTCTGCGCGAGCTGCGTCGACCTCTCCCGCGACGGCTCCGGCTCGCTCGACGTCGTCGAGATCGATGCGGCCAGCCACAACGGTGTCGACGACGCCCGCGACCTCCGCGAGCGCGCCATCTTCGCGCCCGCGCGCGACCGCTACAAGATCTTCATCCTCGACGAGGCGCACATGGTCACCCCGCAGGGGTTCAACGCCCTGCTGAAGATCGTCGAGGAGCCGCCGGAGCACGTGAAGTTCATCTTCGCGACGACCGAGCCCGACAAGGTGATCGGCACGATCCGCTCCCGCACCCACCACTACCCGTTCCGGCTCATCCCGCCGGCGCAGATGCTCGACTACGTCCAGCAGCTGTGCGAGAGCGAGCACGTGGGTGTCGAGGCCGGTGTACTGCCGCTCGTCGTCCGGGCCGGTGGCGGTTCCGCCCGCGACACGCTGTCCTTGCTCGACCAGCTCATGGCCGGCTCCGAGGGTGACTCCGTCGACTACGAGCGCGCGGTCGCCCTGCTCGGCTACACCCACACGGCCCTGCTCGACGAAGTGGTCGACGCCCTGGCCGCCCGCGACTCCGGTGCCGCCTTCAGCACCGTCGACCGCGTCATCCAGACCGGCCAAGACCCACGCCGCTTCGTCGACGACCTGCTCGAGCGACTCCGAGACCTCATCGTCGTGGCCGCCACGGGCGAGAACGCGGCGGCGGTCCTCCGCGGGCTCCCGCAGGACGAACTCGACAAGATGCTCGCCCAGGCGCGGGCGTTCGGCATCGCCGAGCTGTCCCGCACGGCCGACGTCGTGAACGAGGCGCTCACCCAGATGACGGGTGCAACGTCGCCCAGGCTTCACCTCGAGCTCATGATGGCGCGCATCCTCGTGCCCGCAGCCGACGACTCCGCTCGCGGTGCATTGGCCCGAGTGGAGCGGCTCGAGCGTCGCATCGGTGTCGACGGTGCTGCCGCCGAGGGCGGTCAGGCCGCGGTCTCGGCGCAGCCCGTGGTCGCCGACCGCGCTCCGGCCCCTGCCGGCGCGGCCCCGCGAGCACGGCGGCGAGCTCCGCCCCGGCTCCCGCCCCGGCCGCCGCCTCGACAGCATCTGTGGCACCCGACCGTCGACCGGCGCAGGAGTCCGACCACGCGCAGACCGCCGCACCGACCCCCGCAGCCCCTCGCGTCGGCCCGGTCACCCTGCAGCACATCCGCGACGCCTGGCCCGAGATCGTGGCGCAGGTCGAGAAGGCCGACCGCAAGGCGTGGATGA
- a CDS encoding glycoside hydrolase family 35 protein: protein MPTFSIGDDDFLLDGQPFRILSGALHYFRVHPEQWADRIAKAKLMGLNTIETYVAWNQHSPERGVFDTTGVNDLERFLGLVADAGLYAIVRPGPYICAEWDNGGLPGWLLHDPELGLRRSEPRYLAAVREYFEALLPIIAPLQIDRGGPVILVQVENEYGAYGDDHDYLRTLTAWTRELGISVPLTTVDQPTPEMLEDGSIPELHKTASFGSRSLERLATLREHQPTGPLMCSEFWDGWFDHWGEHHHTTPVAETAADLDALLAAGASVNIYMFHGGTNFGFTGGANDKGQYRSHVTSYDYDAPLDEAGHPTEKFFAFRDVIAKYAEVPTEIPPAATDAPAFTASFEQEVPFADVADEIAPLQVFDRIPTMDELGAFSGLARYRASLGGRGGVLRFAEVRDRVVVSVDGVPVGALTREFKERSIVIPAGETLELLLENQGRVNYGKRLGEPKGIIGPVSLDGVELTSWGIAPVALDRLDAVVDAAATRTSDDTISGAGPVLLTATVTLDAPTDLFLDTAAWGKGLVWVNGFLLGRYWSRGPQHTLYVPGGQLRAGENRFTVFEFHALTTPTLSFLARPSLGPTEF from the coding sequence ATGCCCACCTTCTCCATCGGCGACGACGACTTCCTGCTCGACGGTCAGCCGTTCCGGATCCTCTCCGGAGCCCTCCACTACTTCCGGGTGCACCCCGAGCAGTGGGCGGACCGCATCGCGAAGGCGAAGCTCATGGGCCTCAACACCATCGAGACCTACGTCGCGTGGAACCAGCACAGCCCCGAGCGCGGCGTGTTCGACACCACGGGCGTGAACGACCTCGAACGTTTCCTCGGCCTCGTCGCCGACGCCGGTCTGTACGCGATCGTGCGTCCCGGCCCCTACATCTGCGCCGAGTGGGACAACGGCGGCCTCCCCGGCTGGCTGCTGCACGACCCCGAGCTCGGCCTCCGTCGCAGCGAGCCCCGCTACCTGGCCGCCGTCCGCGAGTACTTCGAGGCGCTGCTGCCGATCATCGCGCCGCTGCAGATCGACCGCGGCGGTCCCGTCATCCTCGTGCAGGTCGAGAACGAGTACGGCGCCTACGGCGACGACCACGACTACCTCCGGACGCTGACCGCGTGGACCCGCGAGCTCGGCATCTCGGTGCCGCTGACGACCGTCGACCAGCCCACACCCGAGATGCTCGAAGACGGGAGTATCCCCGAACTCCACAAGACCGCCTCCTTCGGCAGCCGCTCGCTCGAACGCCTCGCGACCCTGCGCGAGCACCAACCGACCGGGCCGCTCATGTGCTCGGAGTTCTGGGACGGCTGGTTCGACCACTGGGGCGAGCACCACCACACGACGCCCGTCGCGGAGACGGCAGCGGACCTCGACGCGCTCCTCGCGGCCGGCGCGTCCGTGAACATCTACATGTTCCACGGCGGCACGAATTTCGGGTTCACCGGCGGCGCGAACGACAAGGGGCAGTACCGCTCGCACGTCACCTCCTACGACTACGACGCGCCCCTCGACGAGGCGGGCCACCCGACGGAGAAGTTCTTCGCCTTCCGCGACGTGATCGCGAAGTACGCCGAGGTGCCGACGGAGATCCCGCCGGCTGCGACGGATGCCCCGGCGTTCACCGCGTCCTTCGAGCAGGAGGTCCCGTTCGCGGACGTGGCCGACGAGATCGCACCGCTCCAAGTGTTCGACCGGATCCCCACGATGGACGAACTCGGAGCGTTCAGCGGTCTGGCGCGATACCGGGCGTCGCTCGGTGGACGCGGCGGGGTGCTCCGGTTCGCCGAGGTGCGCGACCGCGTGGTCGTCTCCGTCGACGGCGTGCCGGTCGGCGCGCTCACCCGCGAGTTCAAGGAGCGGTCGATCGTGATCCCGGCGGGTGAGACGCTCGAACTCCTCCTCGAGAACCAGGGCCGCGTGAACTACGGCAAGCGCCTGGGGGAGCCGAAGGGGATCATCGGGCCCGTGTCGCTCGACGGCGTGGAACTCACGTCGTGGGGCATCGCCCCCGTGGCCCTCGACCGACTCGACGCCGTCGTGGACGCCGCAGCCACGCGGACGTCCGACGACACGATCAGCGGTGCCGGGCCGGTCCTGCTCACCGCCACCGTCACGCTCGACGCGCCCACCGACCTGTTCCTCGACACCGCGGCCTGGGGCAAGGGACTCGTCTGGGTGAACGGCTTCCTGCTCGGCCGCTACTGGTCGCGGGGGCCGCAGCACACGCTCTACGTCCCCGGCGGCCAGCTCCGTGCCGGGGAGAACCGCTTCACGGTGTTCGAGTTCCATGCGCTCACGACGCCGACGCTCTCATTCCTCGCCCGCCCCTCGCTCGGCCCGACCGAGTTCTAG
- a CDS encoding ABC transporter substrate-binding protein, with product MKRISPSRTVLRRAATAAVASAMIGASLVACSSGGGSTASGDAKDIESALEAGGEITYWSWTPSAEAQVAAFEKAYPKVKVNLVNAGTNTTEYTKLQNAIKAGKGAPDVAQVEYYAIPQFALSDSLVDLNAYGFGDLKDDYSPGPWSSVNIGDGLYALPQDSGPMAMFYNKTVFDQYGIAVPTTWDEYIAAAAQLHAADPSKYITNDSGDSGFATSMIWQAGGRPFTADGTKVSVNLADEGSKKWADTWNQLVEGDLLSDVPGWSDDWYKSLGNGSIATLITGAWMPGVLESSVAEASGQWRVAPIPTYDGKPANAENGGGGQVVLKQSKNPALAAGFLKWLNNDEDSVKVFLDNGGFPATTADLNSDAFLSAAPEYFGGQKINEVLVQGAKDVSTGWQYLPYQVYANSIFADTVGQSYANKADLNDGLADWQKQLVEYGNTQGFTVTEK from the coding sequence ATGAAGCGCATCTCACCGTCTCGCACGGTTCTGCGCCGCGCGGCCACGGCGGCCGTCGCGTCCGCGATGATCGGAGCCTCGCTCGTCGCCTGCTCGTCCGGCGGCGGCAGCACCGCCTCGGGCGACGCCAAGGACATCGAGTCCGCCCTCGAAGCCGGTGGCGAGATCACCTACTGGTCCTGGACGCCCTCCGCCGAGGCGCAGGTCGCCGCGTTCGAGAAGGCCTACCCCAAGGTCAAGGTCAACCTCGTCAACGCCGGCACCAACACCACCGAGTACACGAAGCTGCAGAACGCGATCAAGGCCGGTAAGGGTGCCCCCGACGTCGCGCAGGTCGAGTACTACGCCATCCCGCAGTTCGCGCTCAGCGACTCCCTCGTCGACCTCAACGCCTACGGCTTCGGCGACCTGAAGGACGACTACAGCCCCGGCCCGTGGAGCTCCGTCAACATCGGCGACGGCCTCTACGCCCTCCCGCAGGACTCCGGCCCCATGGCCATGTTCTACAACAAGACGGTGTTCGACCAGTACGGCATCGCCGTGCCGACCACCTGGGACGAGTACATCGCCGCAGCCGCACAGCTGCACGCGGCCGACCCGTCGAAGTACATCACCAACGACTCCGGTGACTCCGGCTTCGCGACCAGCATGATCTGGCAGGCCGGTGGACGTCCGTTCACCGCCGACGGCACCAAGGTGAGCGTCAACCTCGCCGACGAGGGCTCCAAGAAGTGGGCCGACACCTGGAACCAGCTCGTCGAGGGCGACCTGCTCTCCGACGTGCCCGGGTGGAGCGACGACTGGTACAAGTCGCTCGGCAACGGCAGCATCGCGACGCTCATCACGGGCGCCTGGATGCCCGGTGTGCTCGAGTCGTCCGTCGCCGAGGCCTCCGGCCAGTGGCGCGTCGCCCCGATCCCGACCTACGACGGCAAGCCCGCCAACGCCGAGAACGGTGGCGGTGGCCAGGTCGTGCTGAAGCAGAGCAAGAACCCGGCGCTCGCCGCGGGCTTCCTCAAGTGGCTGAACAACGACGAGGACAGCGTCAAGGTGTTCCTCGACAACGGTGGCTTCCCGGCGACGACCGCCGACCTGAACTCCGACGCGTTCCTCTCCGCGGCTCCCGAGTACTTCGGCGGCCAGAAGATCAACGAGGTCCTCGTGCAGGGCGCGAAGGACGTGTCGACGGGTTGGCAGTACCTGCCGTACCAGGTCTACGCGAACAGCATCTTCGCCGACACCGTCGGGCAGTCCTACGCGAACAAGGCCGACCTGAACGACGGTCTCGCCGACTGGCAGAAGCAGCTCGTCGAGTACGGCAACACGCAGGGCTTCACGGTCACCGAGAAGTAG
- a CDS encoding carbohydrate ABC transporter permease has product MATVSNPTVRPQTVSTRTARNPRAFDRPTRKRHDPRRKRSIVLTIVMAVFLIYSVVPILWLVINATKSQPDLFTSFGLWFGDGGFNLWQNIVDTLTYRDGQFVGWFGNTLLYVVVGAGGATLLATIGGYGLAKFRFPGKRAVFAIILGSIAVPGTALAVPTFLMFSQLGLTNTPWAVILPSLVSPFGLYLIWTYAVDAVPTELLEAARMDGAGEFRTFFTISLRLLGPGIVTVLLFAIVATWNNYFLPLIMLSEPTWYPLTVGLSQWSAQATGVAAQPIFNLVITGSLLTIVPIVIAFLFLQRFWQSGLSAGSVKG; this is encoded by the coding sequence ATGGCCACCGTCTCGAACCCGACCGTCCGTCCGCAGACCGTGTCGACCAGGACCGCCCGCAACCCGCGTGCCTTCGACCGGCCCACCCGGAAGCGCCACGACCCGCGCCGCAAGCGCTCGATCGTCCTCACGATCGTCATGGCCGTCTTCCTCATCTACTCGGTCGTCCCGATCCTGTGGCTCGTCATCAACGCGACGAAGTCCCAGCCCGACCTCTTCACCTCCTTCGGCCTCTGGTTCGGCGACGGCGGGTTCAACCTCTGGCAGAACATCGTCGACACCCTCACCTACCGCGACGGGCAGTTCGTCGGCTGGTTCGGCAACACACTGCTCTACGTGGTGGTCGGTGCCGGTGGAGCGACGCTGCTCGCCACGATCGGCGGCTACGGCCTCGCCAAGTTCCGATTCCCCGGCAAGCGCGCCGTCTTCGCGATCATCCTCGGCTCCATCGCGGTGCCGGGCACGGCGCTCGCCGTCCCGACCTTCCTGATGTTCAGCCAGCTCGGCCTCACGAACACGCCGTGGGCGGTCATCCTGCCCTCGCTCGTCAGCCCGTTCGGCCTGTACCTCATCTGGACGTACGCGGTCGACGCGGTCCCGACCGAACTGCTCGAGGCCGCCCGCATGGACGGCGCGGGGGAGTTCCGCACCTTCTTCACGATCTCCCTGCGACTCCTCGGCCCCGGCATCGTCACGGTGCTCCTCTTCGCGATCGTCGCGACCTGGAACAACTACTTCCTGCCGCTCATCATGCTGTCGGAGCCCACCTGGTATCCGCTCACCGTCGGCCTCAGCCAGTGGAGCGCCCAGGCCACCGGTGTCGCCGCGCAACCGATCTTCAACCTCGTGATCACCGGATCGCTCCTGACCATCGTCCCGATCGTCATCGCGTTCCTCTTCCTGCAGCGCTTCTGGCAGTCCGGCCTGAGCGCCGGCAGCGTCAAGGGCTGA
- a CDS encoding carbohydrate ABC transporter permease: protein MTTTTARTGRPPAVRVHRRDRRDWKGWAFIAPFMIVFALMIIAPLVYALYLSFFQEKLIGGNAFVGFENYAQVLQDPKFWEPFGRVALFFVVQVPIMLALSLTAALALDSARLHGAAFFRIALFLPYAVPGVVAALIWGFIYGDQFGLAGSFNDLVGAQILEPFSSQAVLASIGNIVTWEFMGYNMLIFYAALRVVPGEIYEAAEIDGAGQFRTVFSIKIPALRGALVIATIFSVIGSFQLFNEPNLLKNLAPNVITSNFTPNMYAYNLSFAGQQFNLAATVAIIMGVITAVIAYVVQVRGSRQENS, encoded by the coding sequence ATGACCACCACGACCGCTCGCACCGGCCGGCCACCAGCGGTCCGTGTCCACCGACGCGACCGCCGGGATTGGAAGGGCTGGGCGTTCATCGCCCCCTTCATGATCGTCTTCGCGCTGATGATCATCGCCCCGCTCGTCTACGCGCTCTACCTCAGCTTCTTCCAGGAGAAGCTCATCGGCGGCAACGCTTTCGTCGGTTTCGAGAACTACGCCCAGGTCCTCCAGGACCCGAAGTTCTGGGAGCCGTTCGGTCGCGTCGCACTGTTCTTCGTCGTGCAGGTGCCGATCATGCTCGCCCTGTCGCTCACCGCCGCGCTCGCGCTCGACAGCGCCAGGCTCCACGGCGCCGCCTTCTTCCGCATCGCGCTCTTCCTGCCGTACGCCGTCCCGGGCGTCGTCGCGGCGCTCATCTGGGGCTTCATCTACGGCGACCAGTTCGGTCTCGCCGGCAGCTTCAACGACCTCGTCGGCGCCCAGATCCTCGAGCCGTTCAGCTCCCAGGCCGTCCTCGCCTCCATCGGCAACATCGTGACGTGGGAGTTCATGGGCTACAACATGCTCATCTTCTACGCCGCCCTCCGCGTCGTGCCCGGTGAGATCTACGAGGCGGCCGAGATCGACGGGGCCGGACAGTTCCGCACCGTCTTCAGCATCAAGATCCCCGCCCTCCGCGGAGCCCTCGTCATCGCGACGATCTTCTCCGTCATCGGCTCGTTCCAGCTCTTCAACGAGCCGAACCTGCTGAAGAACCTCGCGCCCAACGTGATCACGAGCAACTTCACCCCGAACATGTACGCCTACAACCTGTCCTTCGCCGGCCAGCAGTTCAACCTCGCGGCGACGGTCGCGATCATCATGGGCGTCATCACCGCCGTCATCGCCTACGTCGTGCAGGTGCGCGGCTCCCGACAGGAGAACAGCTGA